aaaaataaaataaaaagtcaaACACAAAGACAGACATTCCTTTCGATTCAAAGCAGTTGAGCTGATTCTTCCTTTTCATAGAAAATGATGTGgaccttttttattttatttatttattgattcATAAATAATTAttaaaaaattaaatacattCACTATAATacgattaaataaaaataaaacgtcTATTTACAAGTAGTGGAAAGTATTCTACCGCAGATGCATCTTGGGTGGTTGAGCAGGATGAGGATTCAGTGCAATGATCTTGAACAGGAAATGGTATTGCACTAAGACACCCGGTTGACATTGTGTGGGACTCTTTGGGTGTTCGGATCCCTGTTGTACTGTAGCAACACCAGCGTTACAAGTCTGTCTGTTGACATTTCACTTTAACCGCCCCGGGTTCGTCCCAAAGGTACAGACGGACTAGCATCATCATCTTGTCGTTCCCAAAACGTGGTGCCTCTGCTATGAAATGTCAAATAATGTTATTAGAGGTCTGGTTTGAGACAGTGATGATGATCGGTAAAACAACACCCAAACTGATGGATTAGTTTATTTGCTTGAGAAGCTCTGTCCATCTCTTATCAAAGAACTTCCTCATGTTGTGTCCCGCTCGCCCAATGTCTGAATTGTCTTCATTAAACTTTTCACAGTTATCAAAAACCAGGTTGACGTCAATAATGAAAGTCTCCAGATTCTGATACCTGAAACGAGAGGTACAGATCATTTCGAGTAAATGAGTAAAACACTCGATTTGTATGTTATTTCTTCCTGGTTACGTGACTAGATCAGAAAAAAACTCTGGGTTAGTCATAGTATGACTACTAGGGAGTGGATAGTAATAGTGTCATATTAATAGTGAACTCACTGGCTGCTGATGAGCTTCTCTCTGATGGTGGCGAAGTCCATGGGCTTCTTGATGACCTTCCTGTAACCAGGGATCCCCTTGGTGTTGACGGGGTTGAGGAAGGGCCAGGCATCCTGGTGGCGCTCCAACTCAGCCAGGAGCACCCTGcagaagagaacacacacacacgtcacaaagGGAATGGTAACAGTACATTGGACCTTCAATTATTTAGAGAGGCTGAACGCAATGCCCCAGGCAAATACATTTACAACCCGCATCTACATTTACATAAGCAACTCACTGATTAAAGTGATGATACTTGTGCTTAGAAAATGACTCAAAGGTTTATGGTGTAGTACAGTACCTGCACAAACCCAGGTCTCTGTTGTTGTCTCTGGCTGTCTTGGCTCTCTTCACACACACCATAGGGCTCTCCTGACTGGGTGACGTGGGTGGGGCCTGGGACGGGGCggggctctcctctcctttcctcttcctgcTGGGGGGCTCTTTCGCTCCTCCTCCTTTCTTCGGGGTGCTGTTGGCGCTCGCCGAGTCGTCCTCTGACACCTCCACGTTACCGTTACTGTTGCCGGCCTGCTTCCCATTCCGCTTGGCCTCAGCAGCGGTGGGTTTCTTCCCACTTCCACCCGCCACCGGTTTGCTGGGCAGCTTCTTGTTCTTGGGAGATGGGCCGCTCGcctgaggggagaggggaggaggacaaAGATTCATGCCGATGTACTTACAAAGCAATGGCACTTAGCATATTGTGTACACAGTGTTGTTGAATTACCTACTTTGAAATAATATATGATATGAAAATGACAGTTACATGATGTACTTTGAAATAATGTACATGCCTGATATGCATGTCTGACATACTTCTACATTAAGGTAAGATATGTAAATGTTGAACAGTGGCCTGGACAGTTTAGCTCACCTTGGATATGCAGGCGGGGCAGTACCAGTCCCCCTCGGGGATGGTGGTGATCTTGGGTTTGTGACAGTACGTGTGGCAGCCTTTGTCACAGCCGTCACACAGCAGGAGCAGGTCCTCGTTGTCACCCTTCCTGCAGATCTGACAGTACTGAAAGCAGACAACGCAGTGTCACCTCAAACCCAAGGGATGGATTACGAATCAACATTTACCAAGATATAAATTGGAATCCACTCCCTAAAGGACTTGAAATGCTCTCCAATGACACACAGTATTCACTTCCCTAGCATATTGAAATTCCGTGCCAGCCAGCTACAGTCGTTGAGGTGTTACTCACCACTTTCATGATGGACCTCTCCCAGGCGATGGACTTCTGGAGCTGCTGGAGACACATGGCCAGCTGGGCGGCACTGCGGACGTCGCCCAGGGCCTTCCTCCACACCTTCATCCCATGGGCCACCTCCTCCTCGCCCCTGTGGAAGGCAACACAGATGTCAGAGGAATGGACGCATACAAACAGGAAACGGAAAGTCGGGACACGTACGCATGCAGGCAGGTACACACGCTCAATCATTCGCTTTCCAACATAAACACTTgcccatacacagacacacacccactgtCACCACAACTAGCTGAAACTACAGCTGTGCAGACAGACGCAGGTATGAGAGTGAGTGAGGGTGGGTGGCAGGCAGCAGGGATATATGGGTACAGATACACACACCGCCAGGGAGGAGTGATGCCTATGTATATGCCGGGAGAGGAGGGAAAATAATGGTAGGGGGGATGAGGTGGACGATTACTGACGCATAACACCATGCAGACGGCCAGACAAAGTCAACGGGGAAAAACATTCGCCACACTGTGAGTCAACCCCAAACCAGAAGACAACCATAAAATACACAATAAAAGAGGCAAAACCAAAAAAGCGACAGCATAGGTAGACGTCTTTttgaaaaatgaaacaaaaaaaaGCACACAGAAGTGTTTGCTTGAATGCTGAGTGGATGACCTACCCTTCCCTGTCAGCACTACTGGATGGAGCGGGGACAGTGACGGTACCGATAGCCCCCACATTATCCAGCCTGATCTGAATGGTGGTACCTAAGGGGCTCCTCAGGTACCTTCTCTCGATGTTCCTCTCCAGGTCCGCCAGCCGCGTCACCGCTATGTCCAGAGGGTTGTCCGCGTGACGCACCACGCCGCCCGCCTTGTGGTCCGCCTTGTCCTCCGGTTGGTCTTTGTCGGCAGCGCCGCCCGCCGCTGGTTGGTGTTTGGGGAGGGGCTTGTGCTCGTGGTAGACCAGGTCCTCCCTCTCTGATTGGGGCTCGGGGTACATCCAGCCCTGCGCAGAGAATGTTGGGTAATGCAGTCTTTAGGTTCAAACTCCTACGGTCTTAAATAACAACCTATTCCCTGGCTACTGTCACTAGATCTTGGTTAACATTTAGACTTGAAAAGGTTAGTGAGTGACCCCCGCTACAATTCATTACTTTTGAACAGAGGCCTATATTTTCTCCAATGGATAAGGATGAGAGCTATAATAAAAGGAAGCTTCTCATTTGTTGAtgtcgttgttgttgtttaccttgacCTGCAAGCTGGCGGTGGTGACCTTCCTCTCCAGCTCCTCCACCTGCTGCAGCACAGCGATGTCCATCTCCATGGCCTGCTCCTCCACACACCACCCCCGCACTGACTCCACACTCACCTGGCTCTCCTCCAGCTCACACAGCTCTATCATGGCCGCTGCAGATTGGGGAGGCAGGACGGCATTAGAGACCAGTCATACACTCCATAGACACAGCATACATATTATTCGCACATCAGACCCAACATCCACGGCCTTGCTTTTGTCGCTCGATACTCCCTCCCCAACGCAacaacaaaaccacacacactcttaccacacacacacacacacacacacacacacgcacacatacacacagattaAGAATTCAATATCCAGACACAAAGAGCTGTTCAATCAGAAACCATGTGAACGTTAACAAATCTGGCTTTGATGTCAGACTCATATTGAGCAGTCAGTCATGCGTCATGTACCAAATGTCAACTCATTGTGAAGCGCAGGTGCTTGGAGTGTGCTCAGTAGGGGTAGAGCTACTCAGGGCTGTCATAACACAGTGCTCAATCAGACTCCAACGCAAAAGTCTTTGTGAAAGTCTGGGCCTTCCAGTCGGAGTGCTGCTCAGTTTCACTGACACAAAATCAAAGCTACTTTATTCATCGGGATCTGTTGGCTAAATCTACTCTGTAAAGGCTATGCAGATTGCTAAAGATTGGGTAAGTGAGGGACCTAccgcctgtgtttgtgtctgaatTAGTACTCACCGTCTCGGTGCTTGGTGCAGACCTGTGGGATGAGCTCCATGTATTTGTGCATCTGTCGGTGCAGGCCCTTCTCTCTGACTCCCCGGCTGTGGAGGGACTCCACCAGGGAGCGCAGCTCCTCACTGTCTGACACTCGCCACCAGCCTGACAGCATctctgcgcgcacacacacacacacacacacacacaacacacaacacacacacacacacatatataaataAACGTatagacatttttttttaaataacttaagACGTATTCTGATACAGAACACACTCCAgtgctgttctctctcctcaagaGATTCCTTTCTTCCACCCAGTAGAACAAAATAAATTATTCATTCTTATGACTCAGTGAATGAATAAAGGTTAACTGAATAAATAGATGACTCATCCCACACacgcgctcgcacacacacacacgctcaccctCAGGGATGGGCCGTGGTGTGGGGTGATCCGAGTGCTTGGGCACCTCCATCATGGTGGGAGAGGGCACCGTGGACGAGAGCTTTTCGCCGGGAGGAACAGGCGACTCGCTCTTGCTGGAGACGCTGGCCTGGCCTGAGTGGCCTGGCAGGGGGCTGCTGCAGAAGGGCAGCTGGCTGGGGCTCATCattccactgggccagccaccgCAGAACGCTGAGAGACCCAGCAACGACCCGCCAGCCTTACCCTAGAGGGGGCAGATACATACACAGACACTTCAATATCATGATTAGAAAAACTAATGTGTATCACTACACTTAGGGCTATAGCTTCAAACAGAACCTACATTCTTCTGATGTTACATTTATTCATAGGATTTTCCATTATCAGCTTCTACTACCGGTATAAATCATTAGGACAAGGGGTCTGTCCTGGCAGCGTACTGACCTGCAGGGCTGACAGAGGGTAGTTGATGAAGCCAGCTGGATGGTGGGGGCTGGCTGAGGACGACGCTGCAGAGGGGGTGAGAGGCAGGGCGGGGGAGGCCGGGGGAGACCTGGGCCGTGTGAGGCTGGAGGAGGGCAGCGGGGAGGACTGGAGAGGGCCGGGccctggggagggagaggtggttaGGGAGGTGTCGTCACAGGGGGAGCGGGGGAGCAGGGTGAACCAGTGACCGCTCCTCTCTGTCAGGACCCTGAGGAGCTGGTCACTGGGGAGGTACTGGAGCTGTGgaggggtaggggttagggtggaggtcTTCATAGGGCTGAAAAGCTGGGGTGGGGGgctcaggagagaggagaacgaggagggagacgaggtggaggtggggaagcCGGGCTTGGCCTCCTCGCACGGCAGGTTCGGCGCCGTCAACGCACAGGGGCTTGTAGGTAAGGCGGGTAGAGAGGCGTTGTGGGCGGCATAGGATGGTGGTGTTGTTATTGTTGTCGTGGTAACAGAGGGTGGCGTGGGGCTGCCGTTGTATTTGGGACGGGGGTCTGCCTCGGCTTCGCGGGTTTCCTTGGCAACGTCCTTAGCGACATGGAGGAGCGTGGTCAGTTTGGAGAGAGAGGCTGACTGCAAGAGGAAAAGATTGGGAGAacctttcttctcctccttcccttcctctgaCCCCACGGCGGTGTAgacgctcctctcctcctcgccGACGCCCCCAGGTTTCTTCTTCTGCACCTCCTCCTCCTGCGGCTCCTCCTTGATGTGCACCTCCCCTGCTgccgtcctcctcctctccctctctttgtccaGCTCCCCCGCAGCTTCTCCGCTCTCCATGGCCTCGATGAAGACCCCTCCGCAGTGGGGCAGAACCCAGTAGCGCCGGCGGTACCGGTCCTGGCCGTACATCATGGAGCGCAGGGAGTGGGACGCCTCAAACAGCTTCCTCCTCACCTGGTGCTGTTGCTGTGAAACCAAGCAAGACCGTCATGACCTGAGTTATAACTAAATCAATGAATCAATAATATCTAACTATTTAGTATTGTTCTTCCACAGAGATGGAACTCTCAGATCTCCGGATGGAAGGACTTACCTTGGCTAGCTTCTCTATCTGTTTCTCCAGCTCCTCCACACTAATTGATTGGTCCCCATCGTCCTCGTCACACGTTTCCACTTTCTTCCCCttcttcatctcctcctcctcttcctcgtcaTCTTCATCGGCCAGGTCGTCGCTGTCTTCGTCTTCATCATCGTCCTCGTCGCTTTCTGCTCCGGCCTTTCTCTTGCGTTTGAGGCCAGAGGAAGGTGTACCCAGGGGCTGGGTCTCCTCCCCTCCCATGCTGGCATCTCTCTTCCCGGTCCGCTTGGCATGGATGGTCCtcaacctggagagagagaaacacacaggtgAGCTttcagaagcacacacacacacacacacacacacacacacacacacacacacacacacacacacacacacacacacacacacacacacacacacacacacacacccgtcaaCACACGCCACTTACTTTTTGAGTTTGCCCTCGATCAGCCACTTGTCCTTCCTCATGTTGGTCATGTGATCAAGATTCTTGTCGATCTCACTGTAGAAACAGAGTAAGATACAGTATATGTCAGTTCACACGTACAGGTAACTATGGAAACAGTGAGTAAATGAGGGACACAAAGtacattgaaagcaggtgcttccacacaggtgtggttcctgagttaattcaGCAATTAACATCCTATCATGGTTAggatcatgtataaaaatgctgggcatgcCATTATTTTGCTACCATGGCTAtgtccccataggatgacaatgtcccCATCCACAAGCACAAgcaagtggtcactgaatggtttgatgagcatgaaaacgatgtaaaccatatgccgtGGCCGTCTCAATCATCAGATCTCAACTCATTTCaaaacttatgggagattctggagcagtgcctgagacagcgttttccaccaccatcaacaaaccaCCAAataatggaatttcttgtggaagaatggtgtccgATCCCTCCAACAGAGTTatagacacttgtagaatctatgccaaggtgcactgaagctgttctggtACGTGGTGGCCcgacgccctattaagacactttatgttgggggtttcctttattttggcagttacctctaGTTAACACAAGCAGtacaatttttctctctctctctgtagagtgaATAGCCTGCAGCACTAGTATCCCTCCATTCTCGTGAATAATTGATGTATTGGCTTCTCTCTCTATCAAAATTGAATCCCACTCCAGATTAGCTGATCTATCCAGAGTCTTACACAGCATTAATAAAACACGACAGCATTAGCAGCAGAGTGAAGTCAACTGAACGTCATTATTTGTAAGGAGCTAAAAGGCAGCAGGCTCACAACGGTATGGAAGCCTCCTGTACACTAAACCGTTCACACTGGCTCCACCTAATAAGACAGGAAGGGACGGCGATGCCTGATCTACAAGGATGTCCTCTCATGCTCGTGAAATGTTGTCTGCATATCCTGTCAGTAAAACCAGTAAAAACATAGAATccatatttggatttcatgtttGATCTCCTTACCTCCAATAATCTATTCCCTTGTAGCTCCACTGGTATGAAGCCTGTGTGATGTACAGCGCTGGCAGGTCAGCATCTCTCCTCCTACCTGTCTACGCTTTTGCTGCAGATAGAACCTGACTTTTAATTGTTTAGTTTCAAATGTTCTTTCGTCCCTCCTTCTGACGGCGCTCTTGCTGCAGCATTATCTATTTAAATGTTTGGCGTCTCCTGTTCTTTACTCCTACCTGACGACACTTGCTGCAGCATTATCTATTTAAATGTTTGGCGTCTCCTGTTCTTTACTCCTACCTGACGACACTTGCTGCAGCATTATCTATTTAACTGTTTGGCGTCTCCTGTTCTTTACTCCTACCTAACGGCGCTCTTGCTGCAGCATTATCTATTTAACTGTTTGGCGTCTCCTGTTCTTTTCTCCTACCTGACGACGCTCTTGCTGCAGCATTATCTATTTAACTGTTTGGCGTCTCCTGTTCTTTACTCCTACCTGACGACACTCTTGCTGCAGCATTATCTATTTAAATGTTTGGCGTCTCCTGTTCTTTACTCCTACCTGACGACACTCTTGCTGCAGCATTATCTATTTAAATGTTTGGCGTCTCCTGTTCTTTTCTCCTACCTGACGACACTCTTGCTGCAGCATTATCTATTCAAATGTTTGGCGTCTCCTGTTCTTTACTCCTACCTGACGACACTCTTGCTGCAGGCCAGCTCATTGGCCAGGAAGCCTAGTATGGAGGCCTTCTGGGCGGGGGTGTGGGCCTGGAAGGCCTTGGTCTTCAGGCTGAGGGCCAGCTCAGCCAGCTCAGTCTGTCCACAATGGGCCCCCATGTACATCTGCAGCACCTCCGACACATTGTCCCGGTTGATGCCCACGTTGGTCAGATGGTCCCCCAGCATGGTCTTGgtctggggggagaggagagagacaggaggggtgagtcATGGAAGATAGAGGGAAAGACAGCATGGTCTTggtctgggggagaggagagagacaggaggggtgagtcATGGAAGATAGAGGGAAAGACAGCATGGTCTTGgtctggggggagaggagagagacaggaggggtgagtcAGGGAAGATAGAGGGAAAGACAGCATGGTCTTGgtctggggggagaggagagagacaggaggggtgagtcAGGGAAGATAGAGGGAAAGACAGCATGGTCTTGGTCTAGAAGGGGATGTCAGGAGGGTTGGGTGGTGATAGAGTGGTCGCCATGTACACTTTCCAGGGGAGTGTTGACTCATAGACAAtggactggtttcccagacacagattaagtccTAGACTAAAAAGCATGTTCAGTGGAGATTCTCCATAGAAAGTGCTTCTTAGTTCTTAGTCTAAGACTAGGCTTAACCTGTGTCTGGAAAAGCGGACCAATGTGTGTAGGCTTTTATTCAGAACATGCTTGGTATGTTCCTGTACATGTACAGTATCTCACCTTGTGTCCAGGGGGCAGTCCAGGGTCACACACGGCCAGGGAGAGGAGTCTGACCAGCAGGTCCTGGACGTGTCCCATGCTGTCTCCCACGTTGagcaggccctcctgcagcatgCCCAGGGTGGGTACGTCCACCCCCACATCGAAGCCCAGCACCTTCCCAAAGCCGCGTAGGAACTGCATCAGCATCAGGCAGTCAGACACCGCACCCCCCGGCAAGATCAGGCCAGGGATTCTGGAAAACTCTGGAAGAGGCTGGAAGGAAAggtaaggagagaaggagggatgttTAGGATACATCTCACATGACACCCTGGGACTCCTATAGTGCCCTATGTGGACGGCACTATATGGGGAGTAGTGTGACTAACATGTTGCAATGCCAATGACTGAATTTTCTATGCCAATGACTGAATCACATTAGTAATGgcaactttttttgggggggggggtttcattAGTAAACATGTGGGGGGTTATTATCTCGTCCCTCCTTATGCATTACTCTCTTTAGCCACTTGATGGCAGTGTACAGCACAAACCGTGTCCAGTACTCAGGTTTCACATATGacagataacagatatactgtacattacatACCATTGTGATGATACAATGCACTTAACCACCCATAACCCAAACCTAGACAATATTAACTTGTCAGTTCAAATATATATAATGTAAAAGAGATGTAACTACATTAAACGGCCACCTACAATTTGGAAAGCTAGGTCCCTTTAATGATGTCACCCTTCAGACATCACGTAGGACTGAATCATGGGCAAGACGGGTAATTTATTACCTTATGATCGGCCAGACACATGTCTTCATTTGGCTTCTTCAGCTCCCTGGCAATCTCCAGTTCCAGCCTCCTCAGCTCCAATTTCCGCTCCTTGTTCAGGCGTTTCTCATCCCTCTTTTCCTGCCGCAAGCGCTCGCGCTCCTGAAGGccccagagaaggagagaggaggggagagataatGGGCTCACGCCAGTGGAGGTAAAACAGACAAGAATGTCAGGCCGAGTCTGCTGAGTAGTTTTAGAATTCAGCCCGGCGCCCCTGCCTGCGCTCTCAAAGAAAAAGAGCTCGAGGGCCATTCTTTTGACTCAGTTAGTGTATTGAAGAAATGAAaagtagaaggaggagagagggattggATGGGTTCAGGAAGAGTGGGACCttctggcgtgtgtgtgtgtgtgttgtgtgtgtgtgtgttgtgtgtgtgtgtgttgtgtgtgtgtgtcacatacCTCTGCTTTCTTGCGAGCCTCCACCGCCTTCATGAGCATCCCATGTTgccgtctcctctccctctcctagcagagcagagaaaacacacacacacacacgttacacacCGGAGAAGGTGTAACCTCCACAGGTGAAGTCAGAGAGGTGGACAGAAGGAGGAAAACCACCATTCACCTCCATCAGGGTGAGGTTTTCACATACAGCAACACGTACAGTTGAAGCTGAGGTTAAGAAGACAACGGTACGAATGACGACAACCAGAAAGCATCAGAGGGAGAATGCGGTAGATGGTGATGACGGGGTCAAAAAGAGAAGTTAGGGTCAAGCTATGATGCCTCTAGGTAAAAAGCTGACGGAACACACGCAAAATGACTGAGTCATCATAGCCACAAGCCAGTGGGATGAAAACAAACATTGCTCTGTGTATCATCCATCTGTTTAGCTGATAGCCGTTCCAGATTGAAAATAGCCTAAACCTATGGGGGGATATCGAGGGAAGGTCTTACAAGGAGACTTCCCTGGTTGAGGATAGATTGTCTCAAAATGTTTAATTGTAAACAAATAGGATTTGATCAACGGAAAAGCGAGGACAGTGACTGTCTGAAAGGGATGGGGAACTCAGTGATGTGATAAACAGAAGTCAATGAAACAAATCCTCTGGATTCTGCTGCATACAGCATGTAGGGCCAGGAGTTTCTCCAGCTCAGGTTAATATTGTTAGGAAAGACTCCTGGCTCTAACCATGTGCAACAGACATGCTCAACAAGcaatagccagccagccagtcaagcTGCTGGAGAAGACAAGCAGGTACAGCAATAGACAGCAAACCAGTCAGGCTGCTGGAGAAGACAGGCAGGTACAGCAAtagacagccagccagtcagaagaCAGGCAGGTACAGATACAGAACAGAGCAGCAGAACGACTCAGGCTACATTCCAAATGGCAAActcttccctatgtagtgcactacttttgaccaaagtagtgcactatgaggtagtgcactatgccatttcagacgcagccTCAGAGACTCAATGGGACGTAACAGGTGAAAGGGCAGCTCTTTGTGGACGGAGACGGACACAAGCTCAATGTCTGGAACTGGAAAACTCAAGCACTCACAGCCACTCAAAAACAACAGCTAGACAATGGATGTGATGGATGACTCATCGAGAGGAGCGTACTTTCAGACAGTAAGAGTGAGCATGGCAGGGCATGGCCGCCTTTTGCAATGCATTCTGGGGAGTGCGGGGGGAGCTACCGAACCACCGCAGGCGGAGCGAGGTCAGGTGTCTCAGAGCAGATGGAGGCGACACActgttgtgtttgtttgtttgtttgtgtgtttgtttgtttgtttgttttgctgAAAAAGCCATGCAGAATAATGTAGTATGACTGCAGCCAGTGCTACACTTAATGCATTGCTATGACAACCATATCACAACCAGGAAACACGATGCGGTGTTAGATGTACAAAAATAAACATACCCATACCATATCTAGTCTATGCCTCTCCAACTCCTGGCAGAGAGAGTTGGCAAAGTATTATGGAACAGAAATGACAGCAAAAAAAAACAGATTGTTTAGCAGAAAAATACCCAAAGATCAGAAATAAGCCAATAGAATGGAAACTGACCAAAGAGAAACAGTAAAGGGTTTAATAAAATATCTAGTTACACACACAACCttgaaacccacacacacaccctgtaaaCACTGATCTAGCTGAAGTGTATTTAGTATCATTTCAATCATGTCAGAAGAGACAAGGTGTGCTGCTAAAAAGAGCTGCGTACCTGGTGCTTCAAAATGACTGCATGCTGTCTTCGCATTTCTTTCTCCTTCAGGGGAAGACAGAAAAGATGAGGGGAGAAAATCAATACACTTTCATACAGCCACCATCATGAAAATCACTAGGGCTGATGGGATTTCAGACCATTTTACCGAGGAGCTACAGCTCATGCCTAATCTCATTGTCAGACACATCTCATCTGGAAAAAGCTTTGACATTTTGGTTTACATTGAGATGCTGTGTGTAACACAAACTCTCACCTTTATTCGTTTCTCTGCCTCCATAACTTTGGCATTCGCAACCTCTTCTTTCTTTCTCCGTTTAGCCTGCGAATGCAAATCAGGTCAAATGTCATTTCACTGCCAGACatctggacagacagactgacggaCACATGCCACTCCGCCGTTTCGCACCGAGCACTCAAAATATGATATTTTCCTTGTAACAGAAAATGAAACGCATGCCTCACATGCCAGTCAAATGTGTAGAACACAGAGAGTGAATCATGTATCATTTAAATATGTAATTGCAAACAGAAAAAAAATCCTGTTAAGAGTGGCTTGCCAACCGTGTCAACTCAAATTTGATTTAGTCCTGCTAAAATACTTGAGCTCCTACAGTGTAATTGTGTGTGCAAGGGAAAGATATTTTTTTTCCTACCCACTTATGCTAAACTGTTGCTGTTGTCTGATAAAATAGAAAAAAAATGATTTCTGTCTAATTTAAATATGGCCTGACTCTGAGACAGCTAGTGGAGACAGAGATTTTAATATTCAACAGCCGTCAACCAAGACCAATTTAGCATTAGTTCCATGTGGAATTATGCCTGAGACATTACTCCTTCCAACACTGCGGTATTATTCAGTAATAGGCTTGGGTAAGATTAAAATACTATGGACAGAGTAGACTGAAGGCTCTGGGATGCATTTGAGGAGTGGCGTTCTGCTAATTCAGAGAATATGTTCGGTGTTGGGTCAGCTGACTGTAGTACCTCCAGGATCTGTTGTGCCCTCATCTCCTTCTCCAACCTGATCTGCTGAATACGCTTGATCTTCTCCTGGAGAAACACAGAGGTAGGCGGATCAATACACTATGCAAACCAAACGGTGTTGCAGTGGTAAAACAAGGATACCCTCCATAGTCAAGGCGGGAGACGGTTTGACAGGAAGTGGGGCCACATAAAGAATGCCCTACCTGCTGCTTG
This genomic stretch from Salvelinus fontinalis isolate EN_2023a chromosome 41, ASM2944872v1, whole genome shotgun sequence harbors:
- the LOC129840427 gene encoding bromodomain adjacent to zinc finger domain protein 2B-like isoform X2, whose protein sequence is MESGERLASPAPPTLPTARTSSPAASSSSSSSSSPAPKSSLAPSHAASLGSTLSTSGRLYGAMSDQQPYTLSSAFPLVSHPAFGLYTTSSGRPEFGGLGSLGSLGSLGMSAALAAHPQLGALTEWWRAAEAHSRGAAAFLPPFLGLPTMFTPHIQQNHSPMQPPSRTPSKNGQIPKGVNGAVNGSGVSSPTLQGSYSMNASPSLGASQSVKGPKARGPRSSPHSQSHTAELQLEKVPHKPKDKKPSKKPAEVAGVSDSESGSSSDSSSNGAISSDLEDLGGEEDDDDDDDDDDDEDEEEDGKCEAWNSEKEKARRAKKKMKIGTLSSGMKEAQDKRNNLPHSLPSDPPILVPSQHCPSPPTLSQSSPLSLQTSWPREEGLQQHLSVIQSTGLAASSKPLALLTQPRRETSPSPLSASPIPLITSPKGRTTSSPKPPKLLPSSPQNLPLSLCTSLSRSVPLSSSPQSFPLLTSPMANSQQPKPLKTPGSGKASKRKLLEDSLSQINEFRLKQSLLSQGQTFPAAQPKKQQGHRTSRKAAGVKSSSLPPPKLSSPESLGGGGRSTRLPPAPLPPPPQNNHSNLFLSSALLGLAAHPNGVIQSTTAQDAPLALITKPRKDFNKDLSGAGASLSLPVNLSTGGRVHSASSQAPPARPATSPSPATARGPRKIKAPKTPKLQAPNLQVQAHALAPMAAWKGLSQSHLVQSLVDLFRGAEAGLPGLPGLPSSKDSDDSVEDDDDDDDDDDDDLDDLEDDEEDSDDSLSDSDSNSDSDADVSGGKLKDPKLKLPSSGSASKREKTPLKLTKGHASLLSNSTNHTATSCSPLNLQVIKTPNIVTSSSALAYHSSPSSSYSLAMPPGAGKRKRVMDEQELRIPLELGWQRETRIKSVSGKMQGDVAYYAPCGKKLRQYPDVMKYLSRNGISGITRDNFSFSAKIMVGDFYEAREGPQGLQWSLLKDEDVIPHILAMEGRRGRPPNSERQRGAEGGKGSRRRKGRPPNVGEGLGLGAEVPSPSEAKLLRKLEAQEIARQAAQMKMMRKLEKQAMARAAKEARKQQVSLSAIMAAEERRKQKEQMKIIKQQEKIKRIQQIRLEKEMRAQQILEAKRRKKEEVANAKVMEAEKRIKEKEMRRQHAVILKHQELERHRLDMERERRRQHGMLMKAVEARKKAEERERLRQEKRDEKRLNKERKLELRRLELEIARELKKPNEDMCLADHKPLPEFSRIPGLILPGGAVSDCLMLMQFLRGFGKVLGFDVGVDVPTLGMLQEGLLNVGDSMGHVQDLLVRLLSLAVCDPGLPPGHKTKTMLGDHLTNVGINRDNVSEVLQMYMGAHCGQTELAELALSLKTKAFQAHTPAQKASILGFLANELACSKSVVSEIDKNLDHMTNMRKDKWLIEGKLKKLRTIHAKRTGKRDASMGGEETQPLGTPSSGLKRKRKAGAESDEDDDEDEDSDDLADEDDEEEEEEMKKGKKVETCDEDDGDQSISVEELEKQIEKLAKQQHQVRRKLFEASHSLRSMMYGQDRYRRRYWVLPHCGGVFIEAMESGEAAGELDKERERRRTAAGEVHIKEEPQEEEVQKKKPGGVGEEERSVYTAVGSEEGKEEKKGSPNLFLLQSASLSKLTTLLHVAKDVAKETREAEADPRPKYNGSPTPPSVTTTTITTPPSYAAHNASLPALPTSPCALTAPNLPCEEAKPGFPTSTSSPSSFSSLLSPPPQLFSPMKTSTLTPTPPQLQYLPSDQLLRVLTERSGHWFTLLPRSPCDDTSLTTSPSPGPGPLQSSPLPSSSLTRPRSPPASPALPLTPSAASSSASPHHPAGFINYPLSALQGKAGGSLLGLSAFCGGWPSGMMSPSQLPFCSSPLPGHSGQASVSSKSESPVPPGEKLSSTVPSPTMMEVPKHSDHPTPRPIPEEMLSGWWRVSDSEELRSLVESLHSRGVREKGLHRQMHKYMELIPQVCTKHRDAAMIELCELEESQVSVESVRGWCVEEQAMEMDIAVLQQVEELERKVTTASLQVKGWMYPEPQSEREDLVYHEHKPLPKHQPAAGGAADKDQPEDKADHKAGGVVRHADNPLDIAVTRLADLERNIERRYLRSPLGTTIQIRLDNVGAIGTVTVPAPSSSADREGGEEEVAHGMKVWRKALGDVRSAAQLAMCLQQLQKSIAWERSIMKVYCQICRKGDNEDLLLLCDGCDKGCHTYCHKPKITTIPEGDWYCPACISKASGPSPKNKKLPSKPVAGGSGKKPTAAEAKRNGKQAGNSNGNVEVSEDDSASANSTPKKGGGAKEPPSRKRKGEESPAPSQAPPTSPSQESPMVCVKRAKTARDNNRDLGLCRVLLAELERHQDAWPFLNPVNTKGIPGYRKVIKKPMDFATIREKLISSQYQNLETFIIDVNLVFDNCEKFNEDNSDIGRAGHNMRKFFDKRWTELLKQIN